ATTCTCGCGAAGGAATATGATACGCGATTGATTCATAAGTAAACTTTTAGGAAGTGTATTTATGACAAGATCTAATGACAAGCTCGTCGTAATGATGGAAATTGCGATATTAGCTGCATTAAGTATGGGAATCGACTGGATCGATTCTGCATTCAAAATTGGGCCGTACAGCTTTAGTTTTTCAATGGTACCAATTTTAATTCTTGCGATTAGACGTGGAGTCGGCGCAGGGGTGCTCGGAGGTTTAATCTGGGCGATTTTACAAATTGTAACAGGAGATGCGGCAGGGAACTACATACATCCGGTACAATTTATTTTAGAATATCCACTCGCATTCGGTATTCTCGGAGTTGCTGGAGTGGCATCTAAGTATAGAAACTTAGTATCAATTGTTGCATTTTCATTTTTAGCGATTCTGTTACGTTACACGATGCACTTTTTTGCAGGGTGGATTTTCTGGGGGATTTACGCACCAGAAGGCCAACCAGCTTGGTTATATAGCTTAATTGCTAATGGTACAACGTTCTTAATTAATACGACAGTATGTATAGCAATTGTTATTATTTTATACTCAGTCGCAAAGCGATTATTTGTACCAGAAGAAAGATAAAAAATACCAGTCGAACTTAAAAAGTTCGGCTGGTTTTTTATTTTAACGTAAATTAGATTTACATGAACGACTTTTATTTTTCGTTGACGTTTAGATTCTTTTTGTTCATGAAATGATTAAGATGTTTACATAAAGTCATTTTGCGTGAACGCGTGCTTCATCTTGTTAACGAATAGGTAAAATGCATGAACGAAATAGAGTTCTCGTTAACAGAAAAACGAATTGCGGGTCAAGTCTTAAATATTGTGTAAAATAAAAAATCTCTCTGTTATTCTTTAGCTTCCACGAACGCGCTCACTTTTCTATTTGTTTCTTTATAGGCTTCATTCGCATCAAGAAGAAGTGCGCCAATTAAACGAAATGCAGACTCGATATTTGGAAATACTCTAACAACGCGCTCACGACGTCTTAACTCACTATTTAGTCGTTCGAGTGCGTTTGTACTTTTTAAAAACTTTTGTCTAGCCGCTGGACACATTAAACATTGAATCGCATCGTCAAATCCACTTTCTAAAATTTCTACCGCGTGATTAAATCTTGGATCCTCTGATACAAAGTCTAAAAACTTCTCTTTTGCTTCTCGTGCATGTTGGGGTGTTGTCGTATGAAAAATCTCTCTCAATAATTGACGCGCAACAGTTGAACCTTTTTTAGGCATTACATTCGTAATGTTTCTTAAGAAATGGACTGTGCATCTTTGCCAAGGTGTGCCCGGAAACTCTTCTTGAATCGCCTGCTTTAAACCTTGATGTGAATCTGAAGTAATGAGTTCTGGTTGTGTTAATCCACGATTTTTTAAGTCACGTAAAAAGTGTCCCCAGTGATTCTTACTCTCAGCATCATCCACTTTAAACCCAAGTACTTCACGATGACCATCTACACCAATACCGAGCGCAATATACACAGCTTTAGAGACGATTCTATGATTCTCACGTACTTTAATATACATCGCATCTACTGATACATATTTAAATATATTGTGTGTTAATGAACGCTCCGCGAAGTCTTGGATTTCTGGATTTAATCGTTTCATCACGTTAGATACGAATGATTTCGAGACACTTTCTCCGACTAGTTCTTCCACAATTTTAGTGACTTTACGCGTAGACACACCGCTGACTACCATTTCAATCAAAGAAAGCACGAGCGCCTGGTCCTTTCTTTGCCACTTCTCAAATACCTGTGGTGAAAACTCTCCGGAACGTGTTCGTGGGACTTCGAGTTCAATTTTTCCAACTAACGTTGTGAACCCTCGGCGATAACTGCCATTACGATAGTCTTTTCGACTACTGTTTCTTTCATATGAGCCAATACCCATGTATTCATCTCGTTCTTCTTGCATCACTTGATTTAACACTAAAGTTAGAAGACCCTTAGTCATTTCATTAAGGTTACTTCCAGAGATATCCTCTAGAATTTTTTTCATATCTACTGTAAAATTAAGTTGAGTCATTTGTATTCTCTCCCTGTTAATTTTTGTTGGTAACTAAATTATAACAGAGAATGCGATGGCTCTTTTTTCTATTTTACACAATTATATGGACGTAACTGAATTGCGTTAAATTAAATGTGCTAACGGGGTCTTCAGCACATCTCCGACCTATCTTCAGATGAAAAACCTCGTGAATTTTGATTTGCGTAAAATTAATTGCATGGTCGTTTACGTAATTACGTGTTGTGTAAAATTGTTTTTCATCTTTTAACTTAAATTCGATTTGCGTTAAACGAGCCTCTGTTTCATTAACACAAATCGCGTAATTGTCAAACTAATCGAGTGGTCGTTTACACAAAAGCATTTTGCGTTAAATTAAGCAATCACTCGTTTACGATAACACGATAAATTGGTACATAATCGCAAATATACCTGCTGCGAAGCAGTAGTAACTGAAATATATGAGGCGACCACTCGTTAATGCACCTTCTAGTAATTTAAACCCGATATACGTCGCGATTATTGTAACGACGAATGATGCAAGGTAAGGAACGAGTAGTGTGTCGAGCATCGGATCAGTCGCGATATCTGAAATCGATAATATTGCCGTACCAAGTGACACTGGTATATATAGTAAGAATACAAATCTTAATGCGTTTTTCTTCTCAAGTCCAACTGCCATCGAACCGACGAGTGTCGCACCGCTTCGGCTAATTCCTGGAATTAACGCCACACATTGTGAGAGACCGACGATGATGGAATCTTTAACAGTTAATTCACCGTCACGTTTAACACCTGATTTATTTTTTATAAACCATAGAGCAGTCCCTGTAACGAGAAGCATTAACCCTACAAAACCAATCGATACATTATCTCCAATAACATCTTTTAGTAAAAATCCTAAAACTCCAACAGGTATTGTTGCGATAATTAAGTAAATAACATATTTAAAATCCGTCGTTGCTTCTATATCTCTATCTTTTTTAAATACGTATCGTAAAAAGTTTTTCGCAATTTCATAAATATCTTTCCAATATATGAACAACACCGCAATGAGTGAAGCAGTGTTTAAAAATATTTCAAACGATAAACCACTCGCTTCAATTCCAAAAAGTTCACGCGCCATTACTAAATGACCACTCGAAGAGACAGGAATTGGTTCGGTTAACCCTTGTAATATCCCTAAGAATATATATTTAATCAGTTCTATTATATCGATATCCATGATTTAAAGTCCTCCTAATCAATATTACAACTATAGTACAAAGTGATATATAAATAAAGCGAAAATAAATAGTCAAAAAAGGTCAAAAACTTGAGTGAAACGCTTGAAAATAAAATATAACGATGTATAATATAAGTATAGTCAAAATTGGTCAAACACTTGAGGTGAGGAAATGGATATCAATAAAATGACTTTTAAAGTGCAGTCAATCATCGAACGTGCACAACAAATTTCAGTTGAACATAAAATTCAAACGATTGAACTCGCTGCTGTATTAAAAGCATTATTTACA
Above is a genomic segment from Nosocomiicoccus massiliensis containing:
- the thiT gene encoding energy-coupled thiamine transporter ThiT, with amino-acid sequence MTRSNDKLVVMMEIAILAALSMGIDWIDSAFKIGPYSFSFSMVPILILAIRRGVGAGVLGGLIWAILQIVTGDAAGNYIHPVQFILEYPLAFGILGVAGVASKYRNLVSIVAFSFLAILLRYTMHFFAGWIFWGIYAPEGQPAWLYSLIANGTTFLINTTVCIAIVIILYSVAKRLFVPEER
- a CDS encoding IS256 family transposase — translated: MTQLNFTVDMKKILEDISGSNLNEMTKGLLTLVLNQVMQEERDEYMGIGSYERNSSRKDYRNGSYRRGFTTLVGKIELEVPRTRSGEFSPQVFEKWQRKDQALVLSLIEMVVSGVSTRKVTKIVEELVGESVSKSFVSNVMKRLNPEIQDFAERSLTHNIFKYVSVDAMYIKVRENHRIVSKAVYIALGIGVDGHREVLGFKVDDAESKNHWGHFLRDLKNRGLTQPELITSDSHQGLKQAIQEEFPGTPWQRCTVHFLRNITNVMPKKGSTVARQLLREIFHTTTPQHAREAKEKFLDFVSEDPRFNHAVEILESGFDDAIQCLMCPAARQKFLKSTNALERLNSELRRRERVVRVFPNIESAFRLIGALLLDANEAYKETNRKVSAFVEAKE
- a CDS encoding undecaprenyl-diphosphate phosphatase, whose product is MDIDIIELIKYIFLGILQGLTEPIPVSSSGHLVMARELFGIEASGLSFEIFLNTASLIAVLFIYWKDIYEIAKNFLRYVFKKDRDIEATTDFKYVIYLIIATIPVGVLGFLLKDVIGDNVSIGFVGLMLLVTGTALWFIKNKSGVKRDGELTVKDSIIVGLSQCVALIPGISRSGATLVGSMAVGLEKKNALRFVFLLYIPVSLGTAILSISDIATDPMLDTLLVPYLASFVVTIIATYIGFKLLEGALTSGRLIYFSYYCFAAGIFAIMYQFIVLS